Proteins encoded together in one Chryseobacterium taklimakanense window:
- a CDS encoding outer membrane beta-barrel family protein produces the protein MKNFITTVALLSGIVAFAQETPKRDSASTKNIEEVIVTKKVIQKKSDRLVFDVAASPVAKGNTAFNLLKETPLVSSADDKTLKIAGKSNAVIYINGKKTQMNADGLEAFLKNTPADNIAKIEVITLPGSEFNVEATDGVINIVLKKKMTDGTSGNFRMSSTQHKYNNQASSASLNYRKGKFAASGNVSYSDVIRPQDYLLMNGKGDEYNKSEGTVEGKDRDFGGYVNLDYEINDKNTVGVNYNGWFSKSPYLHSDFFNTVVARNQQGVLETHYNRSRNFGQNKDLNNSVNLNFEHKFDDKGSKLSLNGAYLNYVKDETNSNLTEIADAGNHFLALSSKFNQSTPQNIDNYSATADFTKIFKAFTLGLGGNFNKTKTDNDTYFENWNGTTYVKDDNQSNHFVYDEKISGLYLNAEKNITEKFSAKAGARVEFTDSYGEILGTTNNVKRNYTNILPTLSLNYNINQNNSLSYAFTSRVRRPSFWEINPVRIYLTKVNYIQNNPFLKASSVYNQELMYMYKSAYFLQVSNSYTKDAITQVPLQKVDENGVRTLRYIRTNYGTQNTFSANLGMNKAFFNQIWNANYAAGLNINSYKGTVNTDPITGEKFEDFIFNNTMAAPFLQLNNNIRLSAKKDLFLGINYFWMGKQRADLGYLNPIQRLDLSLKKIWNDWTFSFDMKDLFKTMKINIYDEQETGTYNRVSQYQYSQSAVLTVAYNFGNKKVQKTRNVQGAASDIKNRTGN, from the coding sequence ATGAAAAACTTCATCACCACCGTCGCACTACTTTCCGGCATCGTAGCTTTCGCACAGGAAACTCCGAAAAGAGATTCAGCTTCAACGAAAAATATTGAGGAAGTAATCGTTACCAAAAAAGTCATTCAGAAGAAATCTGACCGCCTGGTTTTCGATGTTGCCGCATCTCCCGTTGCGAAAGGAAATACCGCGTTCAATCTTTTGAAAGAAACTCCACTCGTTTCTTCCGCTGACGACAAAACTTTGAAAATCGCAGGGAAAAGCAACGCCGTAATCTACATTAATGGAAAGAAAACGCAGATGAACGCCGACGGTCTGGAAGCTTTTCTGAAAAATACGCCTGCAGACAACATTGCAAAAATAGAAGTCATCACACTTCCTGGAAGTGAGTTCAATGTCGAAGCGACAGACGGTGTGATCAATATCGTGCTGAAAAAGAAAATGACGGACGGAACCAGCGGAAATTTCCGGATGAGCAGCACGCAGCACAAATACAACAACCAGGCTTCTTCTGCAAGTTTGAACTACCGCAAAGGAAAATTCGCAGCGAGTGGAAATGTGAGCTACAGCGATGTGATAAGACCGCAGGATTATTTACTGATGAACGGCAAAGGCGATGAATACAACAAATCCGAAGGAACTGTGGAAGGTAAAGATCGGGATTTTGGAGGCTACGTAAATCTGGATTACGAAATTAATGACAAAAACACCGTCGGAGTGAATTACAACGGCTGGTTCAGCAAATCGCCGTATCTGCATTCTGACTTTTTCAATACAGTGGTCGCGCGAAATCAGCAGGGCGTTCTGGAAACCCATTACAACCGTTCCAGGAATTTTGGACAAAATAAAGACCTCAATAATTCTGTAAACCTCAATTTTGAACATAAATTTGATGATAAAGGAAGTAAACTTAGTCTAAACGGCGCCTATCTCAATTACGTCAAAGACGAAACGAACAGCAATCTTACAGAAATCGCAGATGCTGGAAACCATTTTCTGGCGCTGTCTTCCAAATTCAACCAAAGTACGCCGCAAAACATCGACAACTATTCTGCAACGGCGGATTTTACTAAAATCTTCAAAGCATTTACGCTTGGTTTGGGCGGCAATTTCAACAAAACAAAAACTGACAATGACACTTATTTCGAAAACTGGAACGGCACAACTTATGTGAAAGACGACAACCAGAGCAACCATTTCGTTTACGATGAAAAAATATCCGGCCTTTACCTGAATGCTGAAAAAAATATTACCGAAAAATTTTCTGCAAAAGCCGGCGCAAGAGTCGAGTTTACCGACAGCTACGGCGAAATCCTGGGCACAACCAACAATGTGAAAAGAAACTACACTAATATTCTTCCGACATTAAGCCTCAACTATAATATCAACCAAAACAACAGTCTTTCGTATGCATTTACAAGCCGCGTGAGAAGACCGAGTTTCTGGGAGATTAATCCGGTGAGAATTTATCTGACCAAAGTAAATTACATCCAGAACAATCCTTTTTTGAAAGCATCATCGGTGTATAACCAGGAACTGATGTATATGTATAAAAGCGCGTATTTCCTGCAGGTTTCGAATTCATACACCAAAGACGCGATCACACAGGTTCCTTTGCAGAAAGTGGATGAAAACGGCGTGAGAACATTACGTTATATTCGTACCAATTACGGGACTCAAAATACTTTTTCTGCGAATCTCGGGATGAACAAAGCATTTTTCAATCAGATTTGGAACGCGAATTATGCTGCAGGATTAAATATCAATTCTTACAAAGGAACAGTGAATACAGATCCGATCACAGGCGAGAAGTTTGAAGATTTCATTTTCAATAATACGATGGCGGCGCCTTTTTTACAGCTGAATAACAATATCCGTCTTTCTGCAAAAAAAGATTTATTTCTTGGCATAAATTATTTTTGGATGGGAAAACAAAGAGCAGATCTCGGTTATCTGAATCCGATACAGCGACTTGACCTTTCCCTCAAAAAAATCTGGAACGACTGGACATTCTCTTTCGACATGAAGGACTTATTTAAAACCATGAAAATCAATATTTACGACGAGCAAGAAACCGGAACTTACAACAGAGTGAGCCAATACCAATACAGCCAAAGTGCCGTTCTGACCGTAGCCTATAATTTCGGGAACAAAAAAGTTCAGAAAACCAGAAACGTGCAAGGCGCTGCAAGTGACATTAAAAACAGAACCGGAAATTAA
- the recJ gene encoding single-stranded-DNA-specific exonuclease RecJ: MNQKWIYKPEPDEDVVDGLSTSLGFGTLESKILVLRDIDNYQKAREFFKPNLSDIHNPFLMADMQKAVERIATAIENGEKILVYGDYDVDGTTAVALMYLYLSKIVEKKYLGFYIPDRNSEGYGISTEGIDFANENGFSLIIALDCGIKALDKIDYAKQLGVDFIICDHHLPGDQIPEAVAVLDPKRNDCRYPFKELSGCGVGFKLCQGLNTIYKIPDAELYELTDLLAISIAADIVSMTGENRVLAKMGLKTLRKTRNLGLRLLIPEDKLATYEISNIVFEIAPKINAAGRISHGKAAVELMVSDNLKHAHQIVSDIVDLNDSRRELDLTSTTEALEQVITTNQVDNLTTVVYAPEWNKGVIGIVASRLTESYYKPTLVFTNGNNGELVASARSVSDFDVHEALELCSEYFTKFGGHPAAAGLSMKPDRFEEFKKKFEEVVRAKIQEHQREPSITIDTEVEIENLNKEFFNFHRKLAPFGPHNMKPVLVLKNQNVSGYVKQMGKDGNHIKFYLHNPANNRNIECVGFKLGKHLENFKNKTFDIAFTAEENHWKGNVTYYLNIRDVKFHGQEAENPNPEI, translated from the coding sequence ATGAATCAAAAATGGATTTACAAACCTGAACCTGATGAAGATGTGGTGGACGGATTGAGTACCTCACTCGGTTTTGGAACATTGGAATCCAAGATCCTGGTTCTGCGCGATATAGACAACTATCAGAAAGCGCGGGAATTCTTTAAACCAAACCTCAGCGATATCCACAACCCGTTTCTTATGGCCGACATGCAGAAGGCTGTGGAACGCATCGCCACCGCAATAGAAAACGGAGAAAAAATTCTTGTTTATGGCGATTATGATGTGGACGGCACCACCGCTGTGGCGCTGATGTACCTTTATTTAAGCAAAATTGTTGAGAAAAAATATCTCGGGTTCTATATCCCGGACCGCAACTCTGAAGGTTACGGCATTTCTACAGAAGGAATTGATTTTGCGAATGAGAACGGTTTTTCCTTAATTATTGCTTTGGATTGCGGGATTAAGGCTCTGGACAAAATTGATTACGCAAAACAACTTGGCGTAGATTTCATCATCTGCGATCATCACCTTCCGGGCGACCAAATTCCGGAAGCGGTTGCAGTTCTGGATCCTAAAAGAAATGACTGCCGCTACCCTTTCAAGGAGCTTTCCGGCTGTGGTGTAGGTTTCAAGCTTTGTCAGGGACTTAATACGATTTATAAAATTCCAGATGCAGAGCTTTATGAGTTGACGGATTTACTGGCGATCTCAATCGCCGCTGATATTGTCTCGATGACCGGTGAAAACCGTGTTTTGGCAAAAATGGGCTTGAAAACCTTAAGAAAAACCCGGAATCTGGGCTTAAGGCTTTTAATTCCTGAAGACAAACTGGCGACCTACGAAATCTCAAATATCGTGTTTGAAATTGCCCCAAAAATCAATGCCGCCGGCAGAATCTCACACGGGAAAGCCGCTGTAGAACTGATGGTATCCGACAATTTGAAGCATGCACATCAAATCGTAAGCGACATCGTGGATTTGAACGATTCACGCCGTGAGCTGGATCTTACGAGTACCACCGAAGCTTTGGAGCAGGTGATAACGACCAACCAGGTCGATAATTTAACAACCGTTGTTTACGCCCCGGAATGGAATAAAGGCGTGATCGGAATTGTAGCTTCTCGACTGACGGAAAGTTATTACAAGCCGACTTTAGTTTTCACAAACGGAAATAATGGTGAGTTGGTGGCTTCTGCCCGTTCAGTTTCAGATTTTGATGTTCATGAAGCACTTGAACTCTGTTCGGAATATTTTACCAAATTCGGGGGACATCCTGCTGCCGCCGGACTTTCGATGAAGCCCGACCGTTTTGAGGAGTTCAAGAAAAAATTCGAGGAAGTTGTCAGGGCAAAAATCCAGGAGCATCAGCGTGAGCCTTCCATCACCATCGATACAGAGGTAGAAATCGAAAATCTGAATAAAGAATTTTTTAATTTCCACAGGAAGCTGGCTCCCTTCGGACCGCATAATATGAAACCGGTTTTGGTCCTAAAAAACCAGAATGTTTCAGGATATGTGAAACAGATGGGTAAAGACGGCAATCATATCAAGTTTTACCTTCACAATCCAGCAAATAACAGAAATATCGAATGTGTGGGCTTTAAGCTGGGTAAGCATCTTGAAAATTTTAAAAACAAAACTTTCGACATCGCATTTACGGCTGAAGAAAACCACTGGAAAGGCAATGTAACGTATTATCTGAATATCCGCGATGTGAAATTTCATGGGCAGGAAGCAGAAAATCCAAATCCGGAAATTTAA
- a CDS encoding dimethylarginine dimethylaminohydrolase family protein, whose product MKLNIKNETGKLRSVVLGQPSSMGADPTLDEAYDAKSYHTIQHGTYPKENDIIREMTEFEKILKKYDVEVYRPEIIEDYNQVFARDVAFVIDDKMIISNVISDRADEQDAYRKIFEKVEWRKIVNLPDTAHIEGGDVIVWDDFLFVGTCFSEDYRNYKTARTNEYAIEILKEYFPKKRIIDLELKKNDTVPYEGILHLDCTFNPVGKDKCIIYKNGFVDESDYRLLIDIFGEENCFHVTDQEMFEMFPNIFSISPEVVVSDSSFTRMNNFMRDEWGMTVEEIPYREISKMGGLLRCSTMPLVRE is encoded by the coding sequence ATGAAGCTGAACATTAAAAACGAAACTGGAAAACTGAGATCTGTGGTTCTGGGCCAGCCCAGTTCTATGGGTGCTGATCCCACCTTGGACGAGGCATACGATGCCAAATCTTATCATACCATCCAACACGGCACGTACCCAAAAGAAAACGACATCATCCGCGAAATGACCGAATTTGAAAAAATTCTGAAAAAATATGATGTGGAGGTGTACCGCCCAGAAATTATAGAAGATTACAACCAGGTTTTTGCGAGGGATGTGGCGTTTGTGATCGATGATAAGATGATCATTTCAAATGTAATCTCAGACCGTGCCGATGAGCAGGATGCCTACCGCAAGATTTTTGAAAAAGTAGAGTGGCGCAAAATCGTAAATCTGCCCGATACGGCCCACATCGAAGGCGGCGACGTTATCGTGTGGGATGATTTTCTGTTCGTAGGAACCTGTTTTTCAGAAGATTACAGAAATTATAAAACCGCGCGAACCAACGAATACGCCATCGAAATCCTTAAAGAATATTTCCCAAAGAAACGTATCATTGATCTGGAACTGAAGAAAAACGACACCGTTCCTTATGAGGGGATCCTGCATCTTGACTGCACGTTCAATCCGGTAGGCAAAGATAAATGCATCATCTATAAAAACGGTTTTGTGGATGAAAGCGATTATCGCCTGCTCATCGATATTTTCGGCGAGGAAAACTGCTTCCATGTCACCGATCAGGAAATGTTTGAAATGTTCCCGAATATTTTTTCAATTTCCCCGGAAGTAGTGGTTTCCGACAGCAGTTTCACGCGGATGAACAATTTTATGCGTGACGAGTGGGGAATGACCGTGGAAGAAATCCCGTACCGCGAAATTTCAAAAATGGGCGGATTACTAAGGTGTTCTACAATGCCGCTGGTCCGCGAATAA
- the nadD gene encoding nicotinate (nicotinamide) nucleotide adenylyltransferase: MKKIGLFFGSFNPIHIGHMILANYILENSDMDELWFVVSPQNPFKEKKSLLKDHSRLDMVQLAVKNYPKMRASNVEFSLPQPSYTIDTLTYLHEKYPDFSFALIMGEDNLESLGKWKNSETLIKNHQIIVYPRIFDGEKKDSEYLQHENIHLIKAPIIELSATEIRTMIREGKNVRPMLPPEVFEYLDGSSFYK, translated from the coding sequence ATGAAAAAAATCGGCCTTTTTTTCGGTTCATTCAATCCTATTCATATTGGACATATGATTCTTGCGAATTATATTCTGGAGAATTCGGATATGGATGAGCTCTGGTTTGTGGTGAGCCCGCAGAATCCTTTCAAGGAGAAAAAATCTTTACTGAAAGATCACAGCCGTTTGGATATGGTACAGCTTGCGGTAAAAAATTATCCTAAAATGCGGGCATCCAATGTTGAATTTTCTCTTCCGCAGCCAAGTTATACGATCGACACCCTGACTTACCTTCACGAGAAATATCCCGATTTTTCTTTTGCCTTAATTATGGGCGAAGACAATCTGGAGAGCCTTGGAAAATGGAAAAATTCTGAGACTTTGATTAAAAACCATCAGATTATCGTTTATCCAAGAATTTTCGACGGCGAGAAAAAAGATTCAGAATATTTGCAGCATGAGAACATCCACCTGATCAAAGCGCCGATCATCGAACTCTCCGCCACAGAAATCCGCACAATGATCAGGGAAGGTAAGAATGTGCGGCCAATGCTGCCTCCCGAAGTTTTTGAATATCTCGACGGCAGTTCCTTTTATAAGTAA
- a CDS encoding thermonuclease family protein, which translates to MKKFLFVFLLVFAQVLFSQTFKGKVIGVKDGDTVVLLIDGKRQTVRLAHIDTPEKNQPFGYKAKQFVSGFCFGKEVEAVIAGKPDRNGRWIAEIFYRNQNLNKELLRKGLAWHFKRYSRNSNYAQLEIDARKKKIGLWQDKNPVEPWNWRKFRHQKAVNQQ; encoded by the coding sequence ATGAAAAAATTTCTTTTCGTTTTTCTGCTTGTTTTTGCTCAGGTTTTATTTTCACAAACTTTTAAGGGGAAAGTGATCGGCGTGAAAGACGGTGACACGGTTGTTCTGCTGATTGACGGTAAACGGCAGACGGTTCGCCTCGCGCACATCGATACTCCCGAGAAAAATCAACCTTTCGGTTACAAAGCCAAACAGTTTGTTTCCGGTTTCTGCTTCGGTAAAGAAGTAGAGGCAGTAATCGCCGGAAAACCTGACCGCAACGGAAGATGGATTGCCGAAATTTTTTACAGGAACCAAAATTTAAACAAAGAACTGTTGCGAAAAGGCCTGGCGTGGCATTTCAAAAGATATTCCCGTAATTCAAATTATGCCCAGCTGGAAATTGATGCGCGAAAAAAGAAAATTGGTTTATGGCAGGATAAAAACCCGGTAGAACCTTGGAACTGGCGAAAATTTAGACATCAAAAAGCTGTTAATCAACAGTAA
- a CDS encoding copper homeostasis protein CutC, giving the protein MLEIACFEITSAETALRSVADRIEFCAEQQLGGITPNIDEFRYLKSVYRKPIYVMIRPKGGGFYYSDLEFEVMKKDLLQFKKSGADGFVFGILNSGNTIDTHRNKVLVDLADDIPCTFHRAFDRTPDLDVAIKHLIDIGFKAVLTSGGKSSAMEGKENLRNLIEKYGSQIDILVGGGVRSGNISELKNFTKGTHFHSSAIPSYEVFASDEEIKKLKKSI; this is encoded by the coding sequence ATGCTTGAGATAGCCTGCTTCGAAATCACTTCTGCAGAAACTGCGCTGCGTTCTGTAGCTGACAGAATTGAGTTTTGCGCCGAACAGCAATTGGGCGGAATAACACCGAACATTGATGAATTCCGCTACCTGAAGTCGGTTTACAGGAAACCAATTTATGTAATGATCCGTCCGAAAGGCGGCGGCTTTTACTATTCTGATCTGGAATTTGAGGTGATGAAGAAAGATCTTCTGCAGTTCAAAAAATCCGGTGCTGACGGTTTTGTTTTTGGAATTTTAAATTCGGGAAACACGATAGATACCCACAGAAATAAAGTTTTGGTGGATTTGGCGGACGATATTCCCTGCACTTTTCACCGCGCATTCGACCGGACTCCGGATTTGGATGTGGCGATAAAACACCTTATTGACATTGGCTTTAAAGCGGTACTGACTTCCGGTGGAAAATCTTCGGCGATGGAAGGTAAAGAAAATCTGAGAAATTTAATTGAAAAATACGGCAGCCAAATCGATATATTGGTTGGCGGCGGCGTACGCTCCGGAAATATCTCGGAACTGAAAAATTTCACCAAAGGAACACATTTTCATTCCTCGGCGATACCTTCTTATGAGGTTTTTGCGAGTGATGAGGAGATTAAGAAACTGAAAAAAAGTATTTAA
- the ctlX gene encoding citrulline utilization hydrolase CtlX has protein sequence MQTTDTVLMIEPVAFGYNAQTAENNYFQVNSENSETQGKALQEFKNFVEKLRSKGINVITVKDTLQPHKPDSIFPNNWVSFGSDGKAFLYPMFAPNRRDERRPEILEAVENAGYHIKQVEDISNYENEDKYLEGTGSMIFDHDNKIAYGSVSLRLDEGLFREFCEKTGYKPVVFHSFQTAGGERLPIYHTNVMMCVADRFVVICLDCIDDEVERRNIVEVIRSTNKEIIEISEDQMQQFAGNMLQLRNSEGKTFLVMSETAYRSLTKEQIAAIEKYSEIIYADLNTIEVNGGGSARCMLAEVFLPKK, from the coding sequence ATGCAAACTACTGACACTGTTCTGATGATTGAACCTGTGGCGTTCGGCTACAACGCTCAAACCGCGGAAAATAATTATTTCCAGGTTAATTCTGAAAATTCTGAAACGCAGGGAAAAGCACTTCAGGAATTTAAAAATTTTGTTGAAAAGCTGAGGTCAAAAGGCATCAATGTGATTACTGTAAAAGATACCTTGCAGCCGCATAAACCGGATTCAATTTTCCCAAACAACTGGGTGAGTTTTGGCAGCGATGGAAAAGCGTTTCTTTATCCGATGTTTGCTCCGAACCGTCGTGATGAGCGCCGCCCGGAAATTCTGGAAGCAGTAGAGAATGCCGGTTACCACATCAAACAGGTGGAAGATATCTCAAATTATGAAAATGAGGATAAGTACCTGGAAGGAACCGGAAGTATGATTTTCGACCATGACAATAAAATTGCGTACGGTTCAGTTTCATTGCGACTTGATGAAGGGCTTTTCCGAGAATTTTGTGAAAAGACTGGTTATAAACCTGTAGTTTTTCACAGTTTTCAAACGGCTGGCGGCGAAAGGCTTCCGATTTACCACACGAATGTGATGATGTGTGTCGCCGATAGATTTGTAGTCATTTGCCTGGATTGTATTGACGATGAAGTTGAAAGAAGAAACATAGTTGAAGTAATCAGATCAACCAACAAGGAAATTATCGAGATTTCTGAAGACCAAATGCAGCAGTTTGCCGGAAATATGCTTCAGCTAAGAAATTCTGAGGGTAAAACTTTCCTGGTGATGAGTGAAACGGCATACAGATCTTTAACTAAGGAACAGATTGCTGCGATCGAAAAATATTCGGAAATCATTTATGCTGATTTAAATACGATTGAAGTGAATGGTGGCGGAAGTGCGAGATGTATGTTGGCGGAAGTTTTTTTGCCGAAGAAATAA
- a CDS encoding DUF3817 domain-containing protein: MSNFVEQIISKYSEEKIIKWFKQVCLFEAVSWCLLFSAMIWIRYDREALAPTIYIIIMGNIHGLFFTLYLLLVLPARKIFKWDDEDFVFALIAAFFPFATIWVDKKLARFDRE, encoded by the coding sequence ATGAGCAATTTTGTAGAGCAAATTATTTCAAAATATTCTGAAGAAAAGATCATCAAATGGTTTAAGCAGGTTTGCCTGTTCGAAGCTGTTTCCTGGTGCCTTCTCTTTTCCGCAATGATCTGGATCCGCTACGACCGCGAAGCGCTTGCCCCAACGATTTACATCATCATCATGGGGAATATCCACGGCTTGTTTTTTACGCTTTATCTTCTTTTGGTCTTGCCGGCCCGCAAAATCTTCAAATGGGATGATGAGGATTTTGTCTTTGCGCTGATTGCAGCATTTTTTCCTTTTGCCACGATTTGGGTTGACAAGAAACTGGCGCGTTTCGACCGGGAATAA
- the aspS gene encoding aspartate--tRNA ligase, with amino-acid sequence MFRTHTNGELTLQNLDETVTLSGWVQTIRDKGFMIWVDLRDRYGITQLVFDEDRSSKELLEQAKKLGREFVIQVTGKVIERTSKNPKIPTGEIEILVERLNLLNASELPPFTIEDETDGGEELRMKYRYLDIRRNPVKDKLVFRHKMAQKVRNYLSDKGFIEVETPVLIKSTPEGARDFVVPSRMNPGQFYALPQSPQTFKQLLMVGGMDRYFQIVKCFRDEDLRADRQPEFTQIDCEMAFVEQEDVLEIFEGMTASLLKEISGKDFGKFPRMTFNEAMKKYGNDKPDIRFGMEFVELNGLVKGKDFKIFDDAELVVGINVEGCAEYTRKQIDALIDWVKRPQIGASGMVWIKYQHDGVVTSSVNKFYSEEDLRIVAETFSAKPGDLMFIMSGDANKVRTQLSALRMELGNQLGLRKGDEFAPLWVVDFPLLEWDEETGRYHAMHHPFTSPKPEDITLLDTEPGKARANAYDLVLNGNEIGGGSVRIFNKDLQSKMFGLLGFTKEEAEAQFGFLMNAFKYGAPPHAGLAFGFDRLVAILDGNEVIRDYIAFPKNNSGRDVMIDAPSPIANAQLDELYLKVETKE; translated from the coding sequence ATGTTCCGTACACATACCAACGGCGAACTTACGCTTCAAAATCTTGATGAAACTGTGACACTTTCCGGCTGGGTACAAACCATCCGCGACAAAGGTTTTATGATTTGGGTGGATTTGCGGGACCGCTACGGCATTACGCAGTTGGTTTTTGATGAAGACCGTTCTTCAAAAGAATTGCTGGAACAGGCGAAAAAACTCGGCCGCGAATTTGTGATTCAGGTAACCGGAAAAGTGATTGAAAGAACTTCCAAAAATCCAAAGATTCCGACCGGCGAAATTGAAATTTTGGTTGAAAGACTGAATCTTCTCAATGCATCCGAACTTCCGCCTTTCACCATAGAGGATGAAACCGACGGCGGCGAGGAGCTGCGCATGAAATACAGATATCTGGACATCCGCAGAAATCCGGTAAAGGATAAATTAGTCTTCCGTCATAAAATGGCGCAGAAAGTGAGAAATTATCTTTCGGACAAAGGTTTTATCGAGGTAGAAACGCCGGTTCTTATCAAATCCACTCCGGAAGGTGCCAGAGATTTCGTGGTTCCGAGCAGGATGAACCCGGGACAGTTTTATGCTTTGCCGCAATCACCTCAAACTTTCAAACAATTACTCATGGTGGGTGGTATGGACCGTTATTTTCAGATTGTGAAATGTTTCCGCGATGAAGATTTACGCGCCGACCGGCAGCCGGAATTTACCCAGATCGACTGCGAAATGGCGTTTGTGGAGCAGGAAGATGTTCTGGAAATTTTTGAAGGAATGACCGCGTCACTTTTAAAGGAAATCAGCGGGAAAGATTTTGGAAAATTCCCGAGAATGACCTTCAACGAAGCCATGAAAAAATACGGAAACGACAAACCGGACATCCGTTTCGGAATGGAGTTCGTGGAACTGAACGGTTTGGTAAAAGGCAAAGATTTTAAAATTTTCGACGATGCAGAATTGGTGGTGGGAATCAACGTGGAAGGTTGTGCAGAATACACCAGAAAACAGATCGACGCGCTAATTGACTGGGTAAAACGCCCACAAATAGGGGCTTCCGGAATGGTTTGGATCAAATATCAGCATGACGGTGTTGTTACTTCTTCCGTCAATAAATTTTATTCCGAAGAAGATTTACGGATTGTCGCCGAAACATTCAGCGCAAAACCCGGCGACTTGATGTTCATAATGAGCGGCGATGCCAACAAAGTCCGCACCCAACTATCCGCTTTGAGAATGGAATTGGGAAATCAGTTAGGCTTAAGAAAAGGCGATGAATTTGCTCCACTTTGGGTAGTGGATTTCCCGCTTCTGGAATGGGATGAAGAAACCGGCCGCTACCACGCCATGCACCATCCTTTCACGTCGCCAAAACCTGAAGACATCACACTTCTGGATACCGAGCCCGGAAAAGCCAGAGCAAACGCTTACGATTTGGTCTTGAACGGCAACGAAATCGGTGGCGGTTCGGTAAGGATTTTCAATAAAGACTTACAATCTAAAATGTTCGGTTTGTTAGGTTTCACCAAAGAGGAAGCGGAAGCGCAGTTCGGATTTCTGATGAACGCCTTCAAATACGGAGCTCCGCCACACGCAGGTCTGGCTTTCGGTTTCGACCGGTTGGTGGCAATTTTGGACGGAAATGAAGTGATCCGGGATTACATCGCTTTCCCAAAAAATAATTCCGGAAGAGATGTGATGATTGATGCACCGAGCCCGATTGCGAATGCGCAACTCGACGAACTTTATCTTAAAGTAGAAACTAAAGAATAA